From a single Synergistales bacterium genomic region:
- a CDS encoding substrate-binding domain-containing protein, giving the protein MNKLSLFSLALLCFLLLMVFPVRQANAEVMAVAAGIAPAVEAVIDDFVDQGGEPFDLVKGPCGALARQMKSGAPFDIVLLSEPRWPGWMEEQGLLVDVAPFARGQLVLMAEGEAPPSWPPAPDAVVAIPEPDSTAYGLLAKQYLQERGEWVRYGDTERTAFVGGAPQAVMAVRHGAADLAFVPRSAAQKVGGAMLVLEGMTTPQVGGLAPDAGPSARAFWEFCRQPAEDATWRSMGLLPLER; this is encoded by the coding sequence GTGAACAAACTGTCTCTGTTTTCTCTCGCTCTTCTCTGTTTTCTTCTATTGATGGTGTTTCCTGTCCGGCAGGCCAATGCGGAGGTCATGGCCGTGGCGGCGGGGATCGCGCCGGCCGTGGAGGCCGTCATCGACGACTTCGTTGACCAGGGAGGCGAACCCTTCGATCTGGTCAAAGGCCCCTGCGGGGCGCTGGCCCGGCAGATGAAATCCGGTGCTCCCTTCGACATCGTGCTGCTCTCGGAGCCCCGCTGGCCGGGCTGGATGGAGGAACAGGGCCTCTTGGTGGATGTGGCCCCCTTCGCCCGGGGGCAGCTGGTGCTCATGGCGGAGGGGGAAGCGCCGCCGAGCTGGCCTCCCGCGCCGGATGCCGTGGTGGCCATTCCGGAGCCCGACAGCACCGCCTACGGCCTGCTGGCCAAGCAGTACCTTCAGGAGCGCGGCGAATGGGTGCGGTACGGTGATACGGAGCGGACCGCCTTTGTCGGCGGTGCGCCCCAGGCGGTGATGGCCGTGCGCCACGGCGCCGCCGATCTGGCCTTTGTGCCCCGGAGCGCAGCACAGAAGGTGGGGGGCGCCATGCTGGTGCTTGAGGGGATGACCACACCACAGGTTGGCGGCCTGGCTCCGGATGCGGGACCCAGCGCCAGGGCCTTCTGGGAATTCTGCCGGCAACCCGCAGAAGACGCCACCTGGCGGTCAATGGGCCTGCTCCCGCTGGAGCGCTGA
- a CDS encoding nucleotidyltransferase family protein translates to MKTAAVILAAGYASRMGRCKSLLPLAGLPALEFAQRRLEAAGVSHTIVVTGHWREAVEPVAERLGCAAAYNERYPEGMFSSVQTGVAALPEDVEGFLLLPSDTPLARSSSYRLVMERAAQGDCDVVSPRFRSVRGHPPWISRRLVGPILEWDGHDGLRGLLRNYHDSTVVVDVADVGVHVGMNRPEEYEELAAIAGRELPTPEEEEALFEIAGTAEAVRRHSEAVAALADALAAALEGKGYPVDRVYLGAAARLHDLAKGERRHGEAAADLLTRQGFPKLAGIVADHMDLPDPVILDPPGERELLYLADKTVSGEEYVPLEERTRTKEAQFAGNAEAQTAVARRMGKAMEVREAWGRCTGLSLGDLAQNVVAVSG, encoded by the coding sequence ATGAAGACAGCAGCCGTGATCCTCGCCGCCGGCTACGCCTCCCGCATGGGGCGCTGCAAGTCCCTCCTGCCGCTGGCCGGTCTCCCCGCCCTGGAGTTCGCCCAGCGTCGGCTGGAGGCCGCCGGCGTCAGCCACACCATTGTCGTCACCGGCCACTGGCGCGAAGCGGTGGAACCCGTGGCGGAACGCCTGGGCTGCGCCGCGGCATACAACGAACGCTATCCCGAGGGGATGTTTTCCTCCGTCCAGACCGGGGTCGCCGCACTCCCCGAGGATGTGGAGGGGTTTCTGCTGCTGCCCTCGGACACGCCGCTGGCGCGGAGCAGCAGCTACCGTCTGGTGATGGAGCGGGCCGCCCAGGGTGACTGCGACGTGGTCTCCCCGCGTTTCCGCAGTGTTCGGGGGCACCCGCCCTGGATCTCCCGGCGGCTGGTGGGTCCCATCCTGGAGTGGGACGGCCACGACGGTCTGCGCGGGCTTCTGCGGAACTACCACGACAGCACTGTGGTGGTCGATGTGGCCGACGTGGGGGTCCACGTGGGGATGAACCGCCCAGAGGAATACGAAGAGCTGGCCGCCATCGCCGGCCGGGAACTGCCTACGCCGGAAGAGGAGGAGGCCCTTTTCGAGATCGCCGGAACGGCGGAGGCGGTGCGGCGCCACAGTGAAGCCGTGGCCGCGCTGGCCGACGCCCTGGCCGCTGCGCTTGAAGGGAAGGGCTACCCCGTGGACCGGGTCTACCTCGGCGCGGCTGCCCGTCTCCACGACCTGGCCAAGGGAGAGCGCCGTCACGGCGAGGCGGCCGCCGACTTGCTCACGCGACAGGGATTCCCCAAACTGGCGGGGATCGTCGCCGACCATATGGATCTGCCCGATCCCGTTATCCTGGATCCGCCGGGCGAGCGGGAGCTGCTCTATCTGGCCGACAAGACGGTGAGCGGTGAGGAGTATGTCCCCCTGGAGGAGCGTACCAGAACCAAAGAGGCGCAGTTCGCCGGCAATGCCGAGGCCCAGACCGCTGTGGCCCGACGTATGGGGAAAGCCATGGAGGTGCGCGAGGCGTGGGGGCGCTGCACCGGCCTCTCCCTGGGCGATCTGGCGCAGAATGTGGTGGCCGTCAGTGGATGA
- a CDS encoding histidine phosphatase family protein: MDDRLLYLVRHGRPVIPGGTKIYLGRKDVPLSEEGRNQAAATGRALAGIPFDALVTSGLVRADETGEIIAACRRRSLARRTVPGLQEISLGEWEGRSFGEIQAEAPDEFDRRGRELATHHPPGGESFEDLQRRVAPAIEEAFAVTGATTLCCVTHAGVLRVLFRHLLELPWRQLFAFTFDYGGVTILRPGGSPRILAVNWRPSL, encoded by the coding sequence GTGGATGACCGTCTGCTCTATCTCGTTCGCCACGGCCGTCCCGTTATCCCCGGGGGAACAAAGATCTACCTCGGCCGGAAGGACGTCCCCCTCTCGGAAGAGGGCCGCAACCAGGCCGCCGCGACCGGCCGGGCCCTCGCGGGGATCCCCTTCGACGCCCTGGTCACCAGCGGCCTCGTCAGGGCCGACGAAACCGGTGAGATCATCGCCGCCTGCCGCAGGCGTTCCCTTGCAAGGCGTACCGTTCCGGGGCTGCAGGAGATCTCCCTGGGCGAATGGGAGGGCCGGAGCTTCGGCGAGATCCAAGCCGAAGCCCCCGATGAGTTCGACCGACGGGGCCGCGAGCTTGCCACCCACCACCCGCCTGGGGGCGAGAGTTTCGAGGATCTCCAGCGGCGGGTCGCCCCCGCCATCGAGGAGGCCTTTGCCGTCACCGGAGCGACGACCCTCTGCTGCGTCACCCACGCCGGTGTCCTGCGGGTGCTCTTCCGGCATCTGCTGGAGCTCCCCTGGCGGCAGCTCTTCGCATTCACCTTCGACTACGGCGGCGTCACCATCCTCCGCCCCGGCGGCAGCCCCCGCATCCTCGCCGTCAACTGGCGGCCGTCGCTGTAG
- a CDS encoding ABC transporter permease subunit: MTSALLVSLKVLAVDVPLLLVLGTAIGWVLAKREFPGRRLLSFLVLLPVALPPAVLGLYLLMLFGHLPLLQELGFVFSFPAAALAALVPSLPLMVQSARVGFAAVPGEVGGAARTLGDGEFAVFRKVTLRLSRRSLAAGVALASARALGDFGVTLMLAGNIPGRTQTLPLYIFSQVEALEFAAANLAALVLTVAAVAALALVRSLEGGGYGRQLA, translated from the coding sequence ATGACCTCCGCCCTGCTGGTGAGCCTCAAGGTGCTCGCCGTTGACGTGCCGCTGCTGCTGGTTCTCGGGACGGCCATCGGCTGGGTGCTGGCCAAGCGGGAGTTCCCGGGGCGCAGACTGCTCTCCTTTCTGGTGCTGCTCCCCGTGGCGCTCCCCCCGGCCGTGCTGGGGCTCTACCTGCTGATGCTCTTCGGGCATCTGCCGCTTTTGCAGGAGCTGGGCTTTGTCTTCTCCTTTCCGGCGGCCGCACTGGCCGCACTGGTGCCCTCGCTGCCGCTGATGGTCCAGAGCGCCCGCGTCGGTTTCGCTGCTGTGCCCGGCGAGGTGGGGGGCGCCGCCCGTACCCTGGGCGACGGCGAGTTCGCCGTCTTCCGGAAGGTGACCCTCCGTCTCAGCCGCCGCTCACTGGCCGCCGGCGTGGCGCTGGCCTCGGCCCGGGCGCTGGGGGATTTCGGCGTCACCCTCATGCTGGCGGGCAACATCCCGGGGCGGACCCAGACGCTGCCGCTCTATATCTTCAGCCAGGTGGAGGCGCTGGAGTTCGCCGCCGCCAACCTGGCGGCGCTGGTTTTGACGGTGGCCGCCGTGGCGGCGCTGGCGCTGGTGCGTTCCCTGGAAGGAGGCGGCTATGGCAGACAGCTGGCTTGA
- a CDS encoding nucleotidyltransferase family protein, producing the protein MLHDAEVEMQNADVLLLYLKEHKQELRERFSVRRIGLFGSVLRGTAGPESDIDILVELERPSFDAYMDLKFYLEDIFGSPVDLVLRDSVKPRLKPIIESEVAYA; encoded by the coding sequence ATGCTCCATGACGCGGAGGTCGAGATGCAGAACGCCGATGTCCTATTGCTGTACCTCAAAGAACATAAGCAGGAGTTGCGGGAGCGCTTCTCCGTACGGCGGATAGGCCTCTTTGGGTCGGTGCTCCGTGGGACAGCCGGCCCGGAGAGCGACATCGACATTCTAGTCGAGCTGGAGCGGCCCTCTTTCGACGCCTATATGGACCTGAAGTTCTATCTTGAAGATATCTTCGGCTCCCCTGTCGATCTCGTGCTCCGGGATTCCGTCAAACCTCGACTGAAACCGATCATAGAATCCGAGGTGGCCTATGCCTAG
- a CDS encoding transcriptional repressor: METAILKRFGLRPTEAREAVLRVLYRAGRPLTNPQIRACPGMEEMDKVTLYRTLYALEEAGLVHQVQGMDGAWHFCAHRPSQKGCPGDHPHFLCTGCGRMECLTSQSLPYVEVPRGARVRGKQLVVYGLCRECAKIEDEGA, translated from the coding sequence ATGGAGACCGCGATCCTGAAGCGTTTCGGCCTCCGGCCCACCGAGGCCCGCGAAGCGGTGCTCCGCGTGCTCTACCGGGCCGGGCGGCCGCTGACCAACCCCCAGATCCGTGCCTGTCCCGGCATGGAGGAGATGGACAAGGTCACCCTCTACCGCACCCTCTACGCCCTGGAAGAGGCCGGCCTGGTCCACCAGGTGCAGGGCATGGACGGCGCCTGGCACTTCTGTGCCCACCGACCCTCTCAGAAGGGCTGCCCCGGCGACCATCCCCACTTTCTCTGCACAGGCTGCGGCAGGATGGAGTGCCTCACCAGCCAGTCGCTGCCCTACGTGGAGGTTCCCAGGGGGGCCAGGGTCCGCGGCAAGCAGCTGGTGGTCTACGGCCTCTGCCGGGAATGTGCGAAAATAGAGGACGAAGGAGCGTGA
- a CDS encoding DUF86 domain-containing protein yields MPRDYLLYIDDILEAIQRIRSYVEGMDQSGFSADRKTQDAVVRNLEVIGEAARHVPAPSDGSGTEVEWRKIKAFRNVLAHEYFGVNVEIVWDVVQNKLDLLEEECVHLLERGAR; encoded by the coding sequence ATGCCTAGGGATTACCTGCTCTATATTGACGATATCCTGGAGGCCATACAGCGGATTCGTTCGTATGTAGAGGGAATGGACCAGTCGGGCTTTTCCGCTGACAGGAAGACCCAGGATGCGGTGGTCAGAAATCTTGAGGTTATCGGAGAAGCGGCCCGTCATGTCCCTGCCCCTTCGGACGGATCGGGGACAGAGGTGGAATGGCGCAAAATCAAGGCATTCAGAAACGTGTTGGCCCATGAATACTTTGGGGTCAACGTTGAGATTGTCTGGGATGTTGTGCAAAACAAACTTGATCTCCTGGAAGAAGAGTGTGTCCATTTGTTGGAGAGAGGCGCCAGGTAA
- a CDS encoding cupin domain-containing protein, which translates to MDEKTREAEGQPQLAGRIADLPLKDSQSLGGGTEKRIVFGPDRFFEDYVVRFFTLPPRAHIDTHGHHWPHYLISLHGHGQVVIDGEPRDLPADSWAHVPPHAPHAYDNLGDDPWSFLCIVPCEGDPHGKMARYRVDKRRSAGA; encoded by the coding sequence ATGGACGAGAAGACGAGGGAAGCAGAAGGACAGCCGCAGCTGGCGGGACGGATCGCCGATCTGCCGCTGAAGGACTCCCAGTCGCTGGGCGGGGGGACGGAGAAACGTATCGTCTTCGGCCCCGACCGCTTCTTCGAGGACTACGTGGTGCGCTTCTTCACCCTGCCCCCAAGGGCGCATATCGACACCCACGGGCACCACTGGCCGCACTACCTCATCTCCCTGCACGGCCACGGCCAGGTGGTGATCGACGGGGAACCCCGGGACCTCCCGGCGGACTCCTGGGCCCACGTGCCGCCCCACGCGCCCCACGCCTACGACAATCTGGGCGACGATCCCTGGAGCTTCCTCTGTATTGTCCCCTGCGAGGGCGACCCCCACGGGAAGATGGCCCGCTACCGCGTGGACAAGCGCCGCAGCGCCGGGGCGTAG
- a CDS encoding ABC transporter ATP-binding protein: MADSWLEASLYHELGGFRLAVDLAMDREIGILFGPSGSGKSLTLRLLAGLGRPRRGRVVLGGATLHDSDGGVALHPSRRGIGLVFQELALFPHMTARQNVAYGLRGVSRASALGQADRWLHRLHLQGMEGRYPGELSGGQQQRVALARALAAEPALLLLDEPFSALDGPLRRSLRRTLKELHRETGVPMLYVTHQIEDVCALGDRIFFLREGTLSGSLPVESLWRGEAQDTVWQALQWGNLLEGEVIDTPGGPALRWKDRAFRLAPAVRERGERLAFIAPHDIKLLYPGVQVDPTLAPNVVEGTVVERLDMGSTVRLTVEGAGIHWHVEYPGNSYRNMETGEGARVLMAFRCRDVTVLDRRGSARDDLGGSGQEDTEEGGGMGRPAETVHARRQ; this comes from the coding sequence ATGGCAGACAGCTGGCTTGAGGCCTCGCTCTACCACGAACTCGGCGGGTTCCGTCTCGCTGTGGATCTCGCCATGGACCGGGAGATCGGCATCCTCTTCGGCCCCAGCGGATCCGGCAAGAGTCTGACCCTTCGACTGCTCGCCGGTCTGGGCAGGCCCAGACGCGGCAGGGTGGTCCTCGGCGGCGCGACGCTCCACGACAGCGATGGAGGCGTGGCACTCCACCCGTCGCGGCGGGGGATCGGGCTGGTCTTCCAGGAGCTGGCGCTCTTCCCGCACATGACGGCCCGACAGAACGTGGCCTACGGATTGCGTGGCGTCAGCCGCGCATCGGCGCTGGGACAGGCGGATCGCTGGCTTCACAGGCTCCACCTCCAGGGGATGGAAGGCCGGTACCCAGGCGAGCTCTCCGGCGGGCAGCAGCAGAGAGTGGCCCTGGCCCGGGCGCTGGCGGCCGAACCGGCGCTCCTTCTACTGGACGAGCCCTTCAGCGCCCTGGACGGACCGCTGCGGCGGAGTCTGCGGCGCACCCTCAAGGAGCTCCACCGGGAGACGGGGGTGCCCATGCTCTACGTGACCCATCAGATCGAGGATGTCTGCGCCCTGGGGGACCGGATCTTCTTTCTCCGGGAGGGCACACTCTCGGGATCGCTGCCTGTCGAATCGCTCTGGCGGGGCGAGGCCCAGGACACAGTCTGGCAGGCTTTGCAGTGGGGCAATCTGCTGGAGGGCGAGGTTATCGACACCCCCGGCGGCCCGGCGCTGCGCTGGAAGGACCGCGCCTTCCGTCTCGCTCCGGCGGTGCGCGAGCGTGGGGAGCGACTGGCCTTCATCGCGCCCCACGACATCAAGCTGCTCTACCCCGGCGTGCAGGTGGACCCCACGCTGGCGCCCAACGTGGTGGAAGGCACTGTGGTGGAGCGCCTCGACATGGGCAGCACCGTCCGGCTGACCGTGGAAGGGGCCGGGATCCACTGGCACGTGGAATACCCGGGCAACTCCTACCGGAACATGGAAACCGGCGAGGGAGCTCGGGTGCTCATGGCCTTCCGCTGCCGGGATGTCACCGTGCTGGACCGGCGGGGGAGTGCCCGTGATGACCTTGGAGGAAGCGGACAGGAAGATACGGAGGAGGGCGGTGGCATGGGGAGGCCTGCGGAAACCGTCCATGCCAGGCGACAATGA
- a CDS encoding FadR family transcriptional regulator has protein sequence MFERMTKEKKTSFVAKQILEAIERGELRTGDKLPSEMSIIEQTGVSRTAVREALSALELMDVIERRAGDGTYVKEKNLLGQQSETVEVNNELLQMLEEIEGNNGSFQAFFARIMLEPVIAEVAVRRADDEALRRVRGIYESLRKSAEERDIKNYHSYDNDFHVALAEATNNEVMVRFLRELLSLMKIQYWRSDHVWPEEKMKRSLEDHLAIVESLEQRDADAVKKKLQAHFTTSLKIRIHNMQTMGAVNND, from the coding sequence GTGTTTGAGCGTATGACCAAGGAAAAAAAGACATCCTTCGTGGCCAAGCAGATCCTTGAGGCCATTGAGCGGGGCGAATTGAGGACAGGCGACAAGCTGCCAAGCGAGATGTCCATCATTGAGCAGACCGGTGTAAGCCGGACAGCCGTCCGGGAAGCGTTAAGCGCACTGGAGCTCATGGATGTGATCGAGCGGAGGGCCGGTGACGGGACGTACGTGAAGGAGAAGAATCTCCTTGGGCAGCAGAGTGAAACCGTTGAGGTCAACAACGAGCTGCTCCAGATGCTGGAAGAAATCGAAGGGAACAATGGCAGCTTTCAGGCCTTCTTTGCCCGGATCATGCTGGAGCCTGTAATTGCCGAGGTTGCCGTGCGCAGGGCCGATGACGAGGCGCTCCGGAGGGTCCGGGGGATCTATGAATCACTCAGGAAAAGCGCAGAAGAGCGGGATATCAAAAATTACCACAGCTACGACAACGACTTCCATGTCGCTCTTGCTGAGGCCACCAACAATGAGGTAATGGTGCGATTTCTCAGGGAACTGCTGTCACTCATGAAAATCCAGTACTGGCGTTCCGATCACGTGTGGCCCGAGGAAAAAATGAAACGGAGCCTGGAAGATCACCTGGCAATCGTCGAGTCCCTGGAGCAGCGGGACGCCGATGCCGTGAAGAAAAAACTTCAGGCGCACTTCACAACCAGCCTGAAGATCCGCATACATAACATGCAGACCATGGGGGCGGTGAACAA